One genomic region from Remersonia thermophila strain ATCC 22073 chromosome 1, whole genome shotgun sequence encodes:
- a CDS encoding 40S ribosomal protein eS21 — MENDRGEIVDLYVPRKCSATNRIIKADDHGSCQITIAKVDENGRAIQGENIIYAFSGFVRAMGESDDSLNRLAQRDGLLKNVWSAQR, encoded by the exons ATGGAGAACGATCGCGGCGAAATTGTCGATCT CTACGTCCCCCGCAAgtgctcggcgacgaacCGGATcatcaaggccgacgaccaCGGCTCTTGCCAGatcaccatcgccaaggtTGACGAGAACGGCCGCGCCATCCAGGGCGAGAACATCATCTATGCCTTCTCGGGCTTCGTCCGCGCCATgggcgagagcgacgacTCCCTGaaccgcctcgcccagcgcgacggcctcctcaAGAACGTCTGGAGCGCGCAGCGGTAG